A stretch of Sphingomonas sp. JUb134 DNA encodes these proteins:
- the clpB gene encoding ATP-dependent chaperone ClpB yields the protein MNLEKFTDRAKGFLQAAQTVAIRLNHQRIAPEHLLKALLEDDQGMAAGLIERAGGDPRRAVADTDAALAKIPAVSGSGAQQTPGLDNDAVRVLDQAEQVAQKAGDSYVTVERLLLALALSPNTAAGKALAAAGVRAEALNTAINDLRGGRTADTATAEDRYDALKKFARDLTEAAHAGKLDPVIGRDEEIRRTIQILARRTKNNPVLIGEPGVGKTAIAEGLALRIANGDVPDTLKARTLMALDMGSLIAGAKYRGEFEERLKGVLDEVKGAEGQIILFIDEMHTLIGAGKSEGAMDAGNLLKPALARGELHCIGATTLDEYRKYVEKDPALQRRFQPVFVGEPTVEDTISILRGLKEKYELHHGVRITDGALVSAATLSNRYITDRFLPDKAIDLMDEAASRIRMEVESKPEEIETLDRRIIQLKIEREALRRESDAASQDRLANLEEELANLEQQSAELTTRWQGEKDKIGAEAKLKEQLDAARVELEQAQRQGDLARAGELSYGRIPALTRQLEEAQSQTKGAMLREEVTADDIAAVVSRWTGIPVDRMQEGQREKLLHMEEQLGKRVIGQSEAVRAVSTAVRRSRAGLQDPNRPLGSFLFLGPTGVGKTELTKALAEFLFDDPNAMVRIDMSEFMEKHAVARLIGAPPGYVGYEEGGVLTEAVRRRPYQVVLFDEVEKAHGDVFNVLLQVLDDGRLTDGQGRTVDFSNTIIILTSNLGSQYLTNLAEGQSVEDVEPQVMDVVRAHFRPEFLNRLDEIILFHRLGSAHMAPIVDIQVGRVAKLLADRKITIHLTDAARDWLGRVGYDAVYGARPLKRAVQRYLQDPLADLILKGEVRDGSTVTVDEGEGALRLTVD from the coding sequence ATGAACCTAGAGAAATTCACGGACCGCGCGAAGGGCTTTCTCCAGGCGGCGCAAACCGTCGCCATCCGGCTCAACCACCAGCGCATCGCGCCCGAGCATCTGCTGAAGGCACTGCTCGAGGACGACCAGGGCATGGCCGCCGGGCTGATCGAGCGCGCCGGGGGCGACCCGCGGCGGGCCGTGGCGGACACGGACGCGGCACTGGCGAAGATCCCCGCCGTGTCGGGCAGTGGCGCGCAGCAGACGCCCGGGCTCGACAACGATGCAGTGCGCGTGCTCGACCAGGCCGAGCAGGTCGCCCAGAAAGCCGGCGACAGCTATGTCACCGTCGAGCGGCTGCTGCTCGCCCTTGCGCTTTCCCCCAACACTGCCGCGGGCAAGGCGCTTGCCGCCGCCGGGGTGCGCGCGGAAGCGCTCAACACCGCGATCAACGATCTGCGCGGCGGCCGCACCGCCGACACCGCGACCGCCGAGGACCGCTATGACGCGCTCAAGAAGTTCGCGCGCGACCTGACGGAGGCGGCGCACGCCGGAAAGCTCGATCCGGTCATCGGCCGCGACGAGGAAATCCGCCGCACCATCCAGATCCTCGCCCGCCGCACCAAGAACAATCCCGTGCTGATCGGCGAGCCGGGCGTCGGCAAGACCGCCATCGCCGAAGGCCTCGCGCTGCGCATCGCCAACGGCGACGTGCCCGACACGCTCAAGGCCCGCACGCTGATGGCGCTCGACATGGGCTCCCTCATTGCCGGCGCGAAGTATCGCGGCGAGTTCGAGGAACGGCTGAAGGGCGTGCTCGACGAGGTGAAGGGCGCCGAAGGCCAGATCATCCTCTTCATCGACGAGATGCACACGCTGATCGGCGCGGGCAAGTCGGAAGGCGCGATGGACGCCGGCAACCTGCTGAAGCCAGCCCTCGCCCGGGGTGAGCTTCACTGCATCGGCGCGACCACGCTCGACGAATACCGCAAGTACGTCGAAAAGGACCCCGCGCTCCAGCGGCGCTTCCAGCCCGTGTTCGTGGGCGAGCCGACGGTCGAGGACACCATCTCGATCCTGCGCGGCCTGAAGGAGAAGTACGAGCTTCACCACGGCGTGCGCATCACCGACGGCGCGCTGGTGTCCGCGGCGACCCTGTCGAACCGCTACATCACCGACCGCTTCCTCCCCGACAAGGCGATCGACCTGATGGACGAGGCCGCGTCCCGCATCCGCATGGAGGTGGAGTCCAAGCCCGAGGAGATCGAGACCCTCGACCGCCGCATCATCCAGCTCAAGATCGAGCGGGAAGCGCTGCGGCGGGAGAGCGATGCCGCCTCGCAAGACCGGCTCGCCAACCTGGAGGAGGAACTCGCCAACCTTGAGCAGCAATCGGCCGAGCTCACCACCCGCTGGCAGGGCGAAAAGGACAAGATCGGCGCCGAGGCGAAGCTGAAGGAACAGCTGGACGCAGCCCGCGTCGAGCTGGAGCAGGCGCAGCGCCAGGGCGATCTCGCCCGCGCCGGCGAGCTCTCCTACGGCCGCATTCCCGCGCTCACCCGCCAGCTGGAGGAAGCGCAGAGCCAGACCAAGGGCGCCATGCTGCGCGAGGAGGTCACCGCCGACGACATCGCCGCGGTGGTCAGCCGCTGGACCGGCATTCCGGTCGACCGCATGCAGGAAGGCCAGCGCGAAAAGCTGCTCCACATGGAGGAACAGCTCGGCAAGCGCGTGATCGGCCAGTCGGAAGCCGTGCGCGCGGTCTCCACCGCCGTCCGCCGCAGCCGCGCGGGGCTACAGGACCCGAACCGCCCGCTCGGCTCGTTCCTGTTCCTGGGGCCGACGGGCGTTGGCAAGACCGAGCTGACCAAGGCGCTCGCCGAATTCCTGTTCGACGATCCCAACGCGATGGTGCGCATCGACATGAGCGAGTTCATGGAGAAGCACGCGGTTGCGCGGCTGATTGGCGCCCCTCCGGGCTATGTGGGCTATGAGGAAGGCGGCGTGCTGACCGAGGCGGTGCGGCGCCGGCCGTATCAGGTCGTGCTGTTCGACGAGGTCGAGAAGGCACACGGCGACGTGTTCAACGTGCTCCTCCAGGTGCTCGACGACGGGCGGCTGACCGACGGCCAGGGCCGCACCGTCGACTTCTCGAACACGATCATCATCCTGACTTCGAATCTCGGCAGCCAGTATCTGACCAACCTTGCCGAGGGCCAGTCGGTCGAGGATGTCGAGCCGCAGGTGATGGACGTGGTGCGCGCGCACTTCCGCCCGGAATTCCTCAACCGGCTGGACGAGATCATCCTGTTCCACCGGCTGGGCAGCGCTCACATGGCGCCGATCGTCGACATCCAGGTCGGTCGCGTCGCGAAGCTGCTGGCGGATCGCAAGATCACGATCCACCTGACGGACGCCGCCCGCGACTGGCTGGGCCGGGTCGGGTACGACGCCGTCTATGGCGCGCGGCCGCTGAAGCGCGCCGTCCAGCGCTACCTGCAGGACCCCCTCGCCGACCTGATCCTGAAGGGCGAGGTCCGCGATGGCTCGACCGTGACCGTCGACGAAGGCGAAGGCGCGCTGCGGCTGACCGTCGACTGA
- a CDS encoding TonB family protein, producing the protein MNPSIPSEVRKRGISGTAYLVCRVQRNKHLRNCSVLKETPAGSGFGAAALAASPKFRIYPPEVDGKPSDLAWVIVPIEYHFQK; encoded by the coding sequence TTGAACCCGTCGATTCCTTCAGAGGTCCGCAAGCGCGGCATCTCGGGCACGGCCTATCTGGTCTGCCGGGTCCAGAGGAACAAACACCTGCGCAACTGCTCAGTGCTCAAGGAGACGCCGGCAGGAAGCGGCTTCGGTGCGGCGGCGCTGGCGGCGTCGCCCAAGTTCCGGATCTATCCGCCGGAGGTGGACGGCAAGCCGTCCGATCTGGCGTGGGTGATCGTGCCGATCGAATATCATTTCCAGAAGTAA